CCGAGCCAAAACCGACATAGGAGTGGAGGTGGGGCTCCTTTTGGCAGCAAAAGTCGTAGCAATATTTGGTACCAGGCCAGAAGCTATCAAGATGGCGCCTCTGGTCAATCTACTTCAAAGCTTTTCCCAGCTGGAGACTAAAGTGGTGGTCACTGCTCAACATCGGGAGATGCTTGATCAAGTATTGGAACTGTTTAACATTGAGCCCGACTATGATTTAAATATTATGCATCGAGAACAGAGCCTTTTTGACATAACCACACGGGCATTAACTGGCCTCGGGGAAGTGTTGGCCCTTGAAAAACCCGACCTAGTTTTGGTGCATGGCGATACCACTACCACCTTTGCCGGCGCGCTGGCGGCTTTTTACCACCACCTAAAAGTGGGTCATGTAGAGGCGGGGCTGCGAACCCGCAATAAGTATTCTCCCTTCCCTGAGGAGATGAATCGTCGCCTCACTGGAGCCGTTGCCGACCTGCATTTCGCTCCTACCCATACTGCCAAAGCTAGCCTATTGGCAGAGGCAGTGCCGGCAACCAGCATCTTTGTCACCGGAAATACGGTTATAGATGCGTTGTTAAACACAGTAGACCGCGGGTATGATTTTAGCGGCGGTGGAGAGGGCCTAGCTGAGCTAGTTCAAGCAGCCCAGCGGGGTCAAACCCGGTTGCTGTTGGCAACTGTCCACCGGCGGGAAAGTTGGGGTCGGCCCATGAGGCAGATATTCCTAGCTTTTGCCGATCTAGCCCGAGCCTACTCCGACATAGATATCATCTTCCCCGTGCACAAGAATCCCAGGGTTCGCAGTTTAGCCCAACAGATTTTGGGCGGGCTTCCCCGGGTGCATTTGACAGAACCTCTGGAGTATGCCCCCTTTGCCAATTTGATGGCCCATTCTTATTTGGTACTCACTGATTCTGGCGGCTTGCAGGAAGAAGCTCCAGCTCTAGGAAAGCCAGTGTTAGTACTGCGGGAGACTACCGAGCGACCGGAAGCGATCGAGGCTGGGACAGTTAAGCTAGTGGGCACCTCCAGGGCGCGCATCGTTAGCGAAGCCACCCGTCTGCTGGAGAATCCCCGGGCCTATGCGCAAATGGCCAATGCTATCAATCCCTACGGAGACGGCCAGGCGTGCCGCCGAATTGGCCAGATCATATTGCATTACTTCGGCCTAGCGCCCGAATTGCCGGAGGAGTTCACTCCCGGTGGGATAGGTACTTAAGACCCATTTTTTTATTTTTCAAACGAGGAAAATGAGCATTTATATTTAATATATTTGCCTAGGATGCAATTATTGTCGGTGGCCAAATCTAGACAGCTTGTACCGAAAGCGCTAACATTATCGTTAAGGTTTAGAGCTTTGACCGACCCGAGCTGGGCTGATAGGCAGGGTGACTGTCTGTATTGGTTGCGATAGTAATTTTTTTCTCTTGGTTAGGGGGTGTAACCTTAAGTTTGAAGCCATTGCCGCTGGGGAATGGTTTTAGGGCTAAGGGGGTAGTAACGTGGAGCGAGTAGAATTAACGTCTGCTCGGGCAGCAAACCGTTCGTTCCTTGAAAGGGTGGAGCGTCAAAGCGGTGTTCAGGTTGAGGACTGTTACCAGTGCGGCAAATGTTCAGCTGGTTGTCCATTGGCTTTTGCCATGGATTATACTCCGCACCAAATCATGCGGATGCTGCAACTAGGCTTAGGCGAAGAGGCTATGAAATCACATACTGTATGGTTGTGTTCTGGCTGTGAAACTTGTGTTACTCGCTGTCCCCGTGAGGTTGATGTGCCTCGGGTTATGGATGTGCTGCGGATGGAGGCTAAGCGAGCCGGGGTAGTAAAGGAGAAGGCGGTAGACATCTTTTACAACTTGTTCTTGGATTCGGTGCGAAAAAATGGCCGGGTACACGAGATGATGTTGGCAGCCTGGTTTAACCTCCGGTCGGGGCAGCTATTCAAGGATGTGCTGCTTGCGCCAGTTATGTTCTTAAAAGGAAAAATTAGCCCCTTTCCTCAAAAGGCGGCGCCTGACGCTGTACAAAGGATTTTTGCCAAGGCTCAGGTTTGGGCGGGAGGTGAAAAGCATTGAGGTATGCGTATTATCCGGGGTGTTCCTTGCACGCTACCGGAAAAGAATACGACCTGTCCACTCGCCTAGTAGCCAAGGACTTAGGTGTCGACTTGTGGGAGCTACCTGATTGGACATGCTGTGGCAGTTCGGCAGCGCACGGAACCAATGCCATGCTGGCGTTGGCGCTTCCAGCTCGTAACCTAGCTTTGGCTGAGAAGGCTGGCCTCGATATGGCAGTGCCTTGCGCTGCTTGTTATGCCAGGTTACGCAATGCGGAGCTGGCAGTAAGGAAATCCTTGGATCTACAAGAGGCCATTCAAGACATTATCGATATGGAGTACCAGGCTACCCAGGAAGTATATGCGCTTCTAGACATTATGGCTAATCGGGTGGGATTGGACCTAATCAAGGAGAAGGTTAAAAAGCCGCTATACGGGCTCAAAGTGGCCTGTTATTATGGTTGCTTATTAGTCCGGCCTCCGGAGGTAGGGGCTTTTGATGATCCAGAAGACCCTCAATCCATGGACCGGCTAATGGAGGCAATTGGAGCCGAGGCTGTACCCTGGGCATATAAAACTGAGTGCTGTGGTGCTGGCCATTCTACCACCCGCACCGATATTGCTTTGAAGATGCTCTATGACATTCTCCGCAACGCTAAGTTGTCAGGGGCCAATTGTTTGGCCACCGCCTGCCCTCTGTGTATGTTAAATCTAGACATGCGTCAGTCGGCAGTTGAGCAGAAGTACGGCCAACAATTCCGCTTCCCAATCTTCTACTTTACTGAGCTTATGGGCCTGGCGCTGGGCCACGAGCCTAGGGAACTGGGCATCGATAAGCATTTCGTTGATGCCATGCCCCTGTTGGGACTTATCCAAGCCGAGCCAATGGTGAGAGAAGAGTCGGCTAGGGGGAGGGAAGAAGAATGAAACGAGTAGGAGTTTTCATTTGCCACTGCGGGACCAATATTGCGGCAACGGTGGATGTAAACCAAGTCACTGAAGCTGCCAAGAGCATGCCGGATGTGGTTTACGCCACCAATTATCAATATATGTGCTCTGAGCCTGGCCAGCAGCTCATCCGCGATGCCATAGCTGAACATCGCCTAAACCGGGTGGTGGTGGCTTCCTGTACTCCCCGCCTGCATGAGCCCACCTTCCGAAAAACTTTGGAAAGTGCCGGACTCAACCCGTTTCTCTTTGAAATGGCCAATATCCGTGAGCAGTGCTCATGGGTGCATGCCAAGGAGCCTGAGAAGGCTACCAGGAAAGCCATCGATCAGGTTCGGATTGCGGTAGCCAAAGTGCGGCGCAACTACGCATTGGAAACAAGCTTTATCCCCATTAATCATCGGGCGCTAGTAATTGGCGGAGGTATTGCTGGGATTCAAGCAGCCTTAGATATCGCCGATGCTGGCTATGAAGTTGTGATTGTCGATCGGGAGCCTACTATTGGTGGGAACATGGTTAAGCTTGATAAGACCTTTCCCACCTTAGATTGTAGTGCTTGAATAAGCACGCCAAAGATGGTTGCTGCGGCGCAGCACCCTAACATCAAGCTAATGACCTATTGCGAGGTTGAAGAAGTAAATGGTTATGTAGGTAACTTTTCGGTCACCATCAGGCAAAAGGCTCGCTCGGTTAAGCCGG
This portion of the Clostridia bacterium genome encodes:
- the wecB gene encoding UDP-N-acetylglucosamine 2-epimerase (non-hydrolyzing); protein product: MAPLVNLLQSFSQLETKVVVTAQHREMLDQVLELFNIEPDYDLNIMHREQSLFDITTRALTGLGEVLALEKPDLVLVHGDTTTTFAGALAAFYHHLKVGHVEAGLRTRNKYSPFPEEMNRRLTGAVADLHFAPTHTAKASLLAEAVPATSIFVTGNTVIDALLNTVDRGYDFSGGGEGLAELVQAAQRGQTRLLLATVHRRESWGRPMRQIFLAFADLARAYSDIDIIFPVHKNPRVRSLAQQILGGLPRVHLTEPLEYAPFANLMAHSYLVLTDSGGLQEEAPALGKPVLVLRETTERPEAIEAGTVKLVGTSRARIVSEATRLLENPRAYAQMANAINPYGDGQACRRIGQIILHYFGLAPELPEEFTPGGIGT
- a CDS encoding 4Fe-4S dicluster domain-containing protein, which encodes MERVELTSARAANRSFLERVERQSGVQVEDCYQCGKCSAGCPLAFAMDYTPHQIMRMLQLGLGEEAMKSHTVWLCSGCETCVTRCPREVDVPRVMDVLRMEAKRAGVVKEKAVDIFYNLFLDSVRKNGRVHEMMLAAWFNLRSGQLFKDVLLAPVMFLKGKISPFPQKAAPDAVQRIFAKAQVWAGGEKH
- a CDS encoding CoB--CoM heterodisulfide reductase iron-sulfur subunit B family protein, giving the protein MRYAYYPGCSLHATGKEYDLSTRLVAKDLGVDLWELPDWTCCGSSAAHGTNAMLALALPARNLALAEKAGLDMAVPCAACYARLRNAELAVRKSLDLQEAIQDIIDMEYQATQEVYALLDIMANRVGLDLIKEKVKKPLYGLKVACYYGCLLVRPPEVGAFDDPEDPQSMDRLMEAIGAEAVPWAYKTECCGAGHSTTRTDIALKMLYDILRNAKLSGANCLATACPLCMLNLDMRQSAVEQKYGQQFRFPIFYFTELMGLALGHEPRELGIDKHFVDAMPLLGLIQAEPMVREESARGREEE